The sequence GCCCGCGCAGCACCAGGTTCGCGCCGTAGCCCTCTGGGGTAAAGAAGGGATAGCTGCCCAGCGCCATGGCCGGATGCGCCCTGGCCACCTGTTCCAAGGGCTCGGCGATCACCCCTTCGCCGAAGCCCTCGACCCGGACCGTGCGCGACAGCACCACCGCCCCGCCCTTCAGCCGCCAGCCCACGTCCTCCAGCATGCCGCGCATCACCTGGGGCACGCCGGCCATGACGAAGACGTTGCCGATGGTGAAGCCGGGCGGGCCGCCGACCGGGTTCTTGACCAGCTCGCCGCCCTCCGGCACCCGCGCCATGCGCCGGCGGGCCGGGGTCAGCTCCACGCCCTGCCAGCGCGCCTGCATCATGGCGATGATCTCAGGGTGCTCGCTCAGCGGGACGCTGAAGGCCGCAGCCACTGCGTCGGCAGTGATGTCGTCATGGGTCGGGCCGATGCCGCCGGTGGTCAGCACATAGTCGTAGCGGGCGCGCAGGGCGTTCAGCGCGTCCACGATCTCCTCGTGCACGTCCGCCACGACCCGCGCCTCGGCCAGGTCCACCCCGTGGGTTCCGAGGAACTTGGCGATGGCGTTCAGGTTGGTGTCCTGGGTGCGGCCGGAGAGGATCTCGTCGCCTATGATCAGGACGGCGGCCGTCACCCGCTCGGTGGTCGCATTCACGGCTCAGCTCTCCTATGGTCCGGCCCAGGTTCCTTTTCGCTATCCGAGTTAGGCTTCCGATGCAGTTCCCGCAACCGCTGGAGCACGGCGTGCTGCTGCAGCGCTACAAGCGCTTCTTCGCCGACGTGCGCATGGACGATGGGCGCCAGATCACCGCCCACTGCCCCAACCCCGGCGCCATGCTGGGGCTGAACATGCCGGGCCTGGGCTGCTGGCTCTCGCGCTCCGACGATCCCAAGCGCAAGCTGGCCCATACCCTGGAACTGGTGGAGGTCGAAGGCGGCCTCGTCGGCATCAACACCCTGCACCCCAACCGCCTGGTCGCCGAGGCCCTGACCGAGGATCGAATCCCCGAGGTCTCGGGCTATGCCGTGCATCGGCGGGAGGTCCGCTATGGCGAGAACAGCCGGGTGGATTTCCTGCTGGAAGACGAGGGCCGCCGCTGCTGGCTGGAGATCAAGAACTGCCACCTGATGCGCCAGGCGGGCGTGGCGGAGTTCCCCGACTGCGTGGCGGCGCGCTCGCTGAAGCATCTGCGTGAGCTTGCGGCGATGGTTCAGGCCGGCGATCGCGCCGTGGCCCTGTTCGTCGTACAACGCACAGACTGCGACCGCTTCAGCGCCTGCCGCGACCTGGACCCGGCCTTTGCGCGCGGACTCGACGAGGCGGCCGAGGCGGGCGTCGAGGTGCTGGTCTATGCCTGCGAGATGGACGTGCAGGCGGTCAGGATCGCACGGCGGATTCCTTGGCTCGGTAGCGCTGGCGAAGGGGGGCGCGCCGTCGTCGGGCTGACGTAGTCGCCGACGCTAGGATTCACGCATGCGGCGGTACTAGACCCATTGCAGTCGCCAGGTACATCCAGGATTTTAGGTGCATGAGAGAACATGACGCCGCGGCTGAAGCGCGGCTTTTTGATCGATTCGATTGTTGCCTCCCGTATGGCGACAAGCACGCAGCGTCGGGATTGATCGGTGAGGGCATTGAGATTTCCGTCAACGGTGCGTTTGGAGTGCTGGAGGAAATTTGTAATCCTCCTCCATCGGAGGATGTCTCATCTTCCCGCCGTCTCGATCTCCTCAACGAGTGGTGTGAGGTAAAGGGTCTGGATTTTCACCCTCTTGCCCGGCCGATCAGTCGGGTGGCAGCCTCAATGATCCGAGGTCTTCACGCGTCAGCCGAAGAATGCCTTGGCCTGATCGTCACCATTAGCCAATACCCAGCGCAGCGCGCGGCCCTGAACATCGTCGCCTCAGCCCTGGCCCCCGATGACGCGGAAGGCCAGGATCGCGTCGGCGACTTGGAGAGCGAAATCCGAGGTAGGTGGGACGGGATGGGCGTCTGAAGCCAATGGCAGAAATCCGCCTATCCGAGCCCTTAGGAACGACGGGTTTCGGGGAGCCGAACGGGCGCAAGTACGGAAGGCGTTGTCCGTATCGCAGTTGAGATACATACTGGCCCGCGATCACCAGGAGACTCCGATGGCCCAGACCACGATGCTGCATGTTCGGGTCGACAACGACTTGAAGGCCGATGCTGCGGAAAAGCTCGCCAGCTTCGGCCTGACGGTTTCCGACGCCGTGCGAATCCTGCTTACCCGCATCGTCAAGGAGGGCGGGTTGCCGGCCGGGCTTGCGGCCGACCCCAACGCCTATGACGCTTGGTTCCGGATGAAGGTCCATGAGGCTTTGGACGACACGCGGCCTGCAGTTGATCATCGGCAAGTGATGGACGAAGCACAGGTGCTGATCGACAGGAAGCGGCGTGCTGGCGCTTGAATGGCGGCAAGCGGCGCGCGCCGACCTGCTGGCGATCGTCGATTTCATCTCTGACGACAATCCCGAAGCAGCCCAGCGTTTGAAGGATCAGATCGAGGCCAAGGCGGCGAAACTCGCAACGCGTCCCAAGCTCTACCGGCACGGCCGCGTCCCCGGGACCCGCGAGATGTTGGTCCGGCCGAGCTATGTCGTGATCTACATGGAAAACGCCCGCGCGGTGACGATCCTGCGCATCTTGCATACGGCGCGGCAGTGGCCGCAACCTTAAGAAATATGACCGCGCCTCAGGCCCTGTTGACCGTATTGCCCTTGATCTGCGGCGAGCCGTCGGCGGCGAGGTCTAGGCGGGTGCTGGCGAGGCGAGCTGGCCCCTTCAAAGCGGCGTTGAGGTCGTCGATGGCGGCCTTGGTCCCTGGCCGCTTGGCGATCAGGTAGCGCAGGGATATGCGTTCGTGGTCGGCGGCGTCGGGCTGGGTGCCGTGCAGGGTGCAGGCGTGCCAGATGGCGACAAAGCCGGTCTCGCCGGTCAGGATGCGCTGGGCGCAGGCCACCTCCTGCCCCGCCCGGTCACCATAGAGCCAGGCCTCGCCGTCGCGGCGCAGGTCGTGCGGGAACACCGTCGCCCCCAGGGCGTGGCTGCCGTCCAGCAGGTACAGCGGCGCGTCGGCCCGGGTTACCGGATGCAGGTAGCAGTAGAGGGTGACGAAATCGGCGTCGCGGTCCTTGAAGTCGATCAGGTCCTGGTGAAAGTCGATGCCGTAGAAATAGGTGACGTCTCGATACTCGGGCCGCACATAGGGGCCGAGGTTGTTGACCAGGTCGTCGCCGATCTTGTCCTTGACCCACCCCGGGATCGCGCTCTGGGGCACGCCGCAGACGA is a genomic window of Phenylobacterium montanum containing:
- a CDS encoding type II toxin-antitoxin system RelE/ParE family toxin; translated protein: MLALEWRQAARADLLAIVDFISDDNPEAAQRLKDQIEAKAAKLATRPKLYRHGRVPGTREMLVRPSYVVIYMENARAVTILRILHTARQWPQP
- a CDS encoding competence/damage-inducible protein A; translation: MNATTERVTAAVLIIGDEILSGRTQDTNLNAIAKFLGTHGVDLAEARVVADVHEEIVDALNALRARYDYVLTTGGIGPTHDDITADAVAAAFSVPLSEHPEIIAMMQARWQGVELTPARRRMARVPEGGELVKNPVGGPPGFTIGNVFVMAGVPQVMRGMLEDVGWRLKGGAVVLSRTVRVEGFGEGVIAEPLEQVARAHPAMALGSYPFFTPEGYGANLVLRGRDAGEIEAAIQELVEALTAAGITGAIIDPEPKAAVANSA
- the sfsA gene encoding DNA/RNA nuclease SfsA, whose amino-acid sequence is MQFPQPLEHGVLLQRYKRFFADVRMDDGRQITAHCPNPGAMLGLNMPGLGCWLSRSDDPKRKLAHTLELVEVEGGLVGINTLHPNRLVAEALTEDRIPEVSGYAVHRREVRYGENSRVDFLLEDEGRRCWLEIKNCHLMRQAGVAEFPDCVAARSLKHLRELAAMVQAGDRAVALFVVQRTDCDRFSACRDLDPAFARGLDEAAEAGVEVLVYACEMDVQAVRIARRIPWLGSAGEGGRAVVGLT
- a CDS encoding type II toxin-antitoxin system RelB/DinJ family antitoxin — encoded protein: MAQTTMLHVRVDNDLKADAAEKLASFGLTVSDAVRILLTRIVKEGGLPAGLAADPNAYDAWFRMKVHEALDDTRPAVDHRQVMDEAQVLIDRKRRAGA